One Alligator mississippiensis isolate rAllMis1 chromosome 12, rAllMis1, whole genome shotgun sequence DNA window includes the following coding sequences:
- the TTLL3 gene encoding tubulin monoglycylase TTLL3 isoform X1 — protein METPNRPWRAGRPEARPSPRAAGAAPHRPPARSGRPRSEAAAHGGAGARGGRGRGAGPAAPRAQARAPEAGPAARGARRQGEGRGGERAAAAPARLQRGAVPAAEEDLRGAGALPGDPQPAARPRLGGEAPAPARPRRTPAGARGRGGRQRRGPGGRAGGPRPRRRRSLFPSPGRGGGRGRGRGGAGRGPRGHLQPPGECGPGLGGLPAWHGAGPHPLPPQSRLARNQVPYFIWTNRRDVVDCRALRKEQVMNHYARAGSFTTKVGLCLNLRNLPWFDQADADTFFPRCYRLGAEDDKQAFIEDFRLTAARSLLKVVLSRAGGPLAREAGANSTHEGPPEASTSPGRWWTRDQGRDNARAKLTLSSLGASWGQLDSCPCPRYPGGEDMQGVPGPLVPCYAQSTAPYSQRPLSPQPAPPSSLTSLLHHGPGGQGLPDKAGSPLLLPLSVSLRGAARRRGSPLPRRLVEMALQACEEHLNSLQHQDIDKAAELAPARADARWEEFLRGYYCMVHEGAPLELSPAHAEQCQDMLQQLQELLPQLEMEGDHNIWIVKPGAKSRGRGIVCMARLEEMLRLVNCDPIVVKDGKWVVQKYIERPLLIFGTKFDLRQWFLVTDWNPLTIWFYRDSYLRFSTQPFSLHNLDAAVHLCNNSIQKHYEASLQRHPRLPPGNMWSSQQFQEHLQQAGAGAAWQDVMVPGMKAAIIHAVQSAQDVVELRKGSFELYGADFIFGEDFKPWLLEVNASPTMAASTAVTSRLCAGVQADTLRVVIDRRHDRTCPTGAFELIYKQAAVDVPQYVGISLLVEGSTVKKPWASAQRNCSSSPRRSPLASTLGCLHGSQQHPSPRWPKTAGSPRAVGPPVRLSAGASKEGKAREQAVASRASAPTDARLKAPGRLRPELGQKRRLVLPSVVTSLPGDKQLLLPSQPQPCPKGSPRLPAARMGGSSHRRLLQSSWGSCRKTLQRPVWQPGQELQPCVRGLGTLAAAYRQLPCPAESPGPEAQQGYAQAIPWGRVPAAPAQDGSSNRHPWVFSAPELGPSQPCPVRRRKKRDRPHR, from the exons atggagacgcCAAACAGGCCGTGGCGGGCGGGGCGGCCCGAGGCTCGGCCGAGTCCCCGCGCTGCCGGCGCCGCACCgcaccgcccgcccgcccgcagcggCCGGCCGAGGAGCGAGGCGGCGGCCCATGGAGGCgcgggggcgcggggcgggcgcgggcgcggagCGGGGCCGGCAGCGCCCCGCGCTCAAGCCCGAGCGCCTGAAGCAGGCCCGGCTGCACGTGGAGCGCGCCGCCAAGGTGAGGGGCGCGGGGGGGAGCGGGCCGCCGCCGCCCCTGCCCGGCTCCAGCGCGGCGCTGTCCCCGCAGCAGAAGAAGATCTTCGTGGTGCAGGGGCCCTACCCGGTGATCCGCAGCCTGCTGCGCGCCCGCGGCTGGGTGGAGAAGcgcctgccccggcccggccgcgccgcACGCCGGCGGGAGCGCGAGGCCGAGGCGGACGACAGCGCCGCGGCCCCGGAGGGCGAGCGGGCGGCCCGCGCCCTCGCCGCCGGCGCTCGCTCTTCCCCTCCCCCGGCCGAGGAGgagggcgagggcgagggcgAGGAGGGGCAGGACGAGGACCCCGAGGGCACCTACAGCCTCCTGGTGAGTGCGGGCCCGGGCTGGGCGGGCTCCCGGCCTGGCACGGGGCAGGCCCTCACCCGCTGCCCCCGCAGTCGCGGCTGGCTCGCAACCAGGTGCCCTACTTCATCTGGACCAACCGGCGCGACGTCGTGGACTGCCGCGCTCTGCGCAAGGAGCAGGTCATGAACCACTACGCCCGGGCCGGCTCCTTCACCACCAAG GTGGGGCTGTGCCTCAACCTCCGGAACCTGCCCTGGTTCGACCAGGCCGACGCCGACACCTTCTTCCCCCGCTGCTACCGGCTGGGCGCCGAGGACGACAAGCAGGCCTTCATTG AGGACTTCCGGCTCACTGCTGCCCGCAGCCTGctcaaggtggtgctgagcagggCCGGTGGCCCGCTTGCTCGGGAGGCCGGGGCCAACTCCACGCACGAGGGGCCCCCAGAGGCCAGCACATCCCCTGGTAGGTGGTGGACACGGGACCAGGGACGTGACAATGCCAGGGCCAAGCTGACCCTCTCCTCCCTTGGAGCCAGCTGGGGGCAGctggacagctgcccctgcccccggtaTCCAGGAGGAGAGGACATGCAGGGGGTGCCTGGTCCTCTGGTGCCCTGCtatgcccagagcacagccccctACAGCCAGAGACCACtgagcccccagccagctccacccAGCTCACTGACCTCCCTGCTGCATCATGGGCCTGGGGGGCAAGGCCTGCCAGACAAAGCAgggagccccctgctgctccccctttcAGTGTCCCTGCGGGGGGCTGCCCGGCGGCGGGGCAGCCCGCTCCCCAGGCGGCTGGTGGAGATGGCGCTGCAGGCCTGCGAGGAGCACCTGAACAGCCTGCAGCACCAGGACATCGACAAGGCggcagagctggccccagctAGGGCAGATGCCCGCTGGGAGGAGTTCCTGCGTGGCTACTACTGCATGGTGCA CGAGGGGGCACCCCTGGAGCTGTCGCccgcccatgctgagcagtgccaagacatgctgcagcagctgcaggagctgctgccacagctggagatGGAGGGGGACCACAACATCTGGATCGTGAAGCCTGGAGCCAAGTCCCGTGGCAGAG GGATCGTGTGCATGGCACGCCTGgaggagatgctgaggctggTGAACTGCGACCCCATTGTGGTGAAGGACGGGAAGTGGGTGGTGCAGAAGTACATCGAGAGGCCCCTGCTCATCTTCGGCACCAAGTTCGACCTGCGCCAGTGGTTCTTGGTGACAGACTGGAACCCGCTCACCATCTGGTTCTACCGCGACAGCTACCTGCGCTTCTCCACGCAGCCCTTCTCCCTGCACAACCTGGACGC TGCCGTCCACCTGTGCAACAACTCCATCCAGAAACACTACGAGGCCTCGCTCCAGCGCCACCCGCGCCTGCCCCCTGGCAACATGTGGTCGTCGCAGCAGTTTCaggagcacctgcagcaggcgggggcaggggcagcctggcagGATGTAATGGTGCCGGGCATGAAGGCGGCCATCATCCACGCTGTGCAGAGCGCACAGGACGTCGTGGAGCTGCGCAAGGGCAGCTTTGAGCTCTATGGCGCTGACTTCATCTTTGGGGAGGACTTTAAGCCCTGGCTGCTAGAGGTCAATGccagccccaccatggcagcCTCCACAGCTGTGACCAGCCGGCTGTGCGCCGGCGTGCAGGCTGACACGTTGCGTGTCGTCATTGACCGCAGGCACGACCGCACCTGCCCCACCGGCGCCTTCGAACTTATTTACAAGCAG gctgccGTGGACGTGCCACAGTACGTGGGAATCAGTCTCCTGGTGGAAGGGTCCACAGTGAAGAAGCCATGGGCTTCAGCCCAAaggaactgcagcagcagccccaggcgcAGCCCCCTGGCCTCCACGCTGGGCTGTCtgcatggctcccagcagcaCCCCAGCCCCCGCTGGCCCAAaactgctgggagccccagggctgtgggacCCCCTGTGCGGCTCAGTGCCGGCGCGAGCAAAGAGGGCAAGGCCCGGGAacaggcagtggccagcagggcctctgcCCCCACTGATGCCAGGCTGAAGGCACCtggcaggctgaggccagagctAGGGCAGAAGCGGCGCTTGGTGCTGCCCAGCGTGGTCACCTCTCTGCCGGGGgacaagcagctgctgctgccatcccagccccagccctgccccaagggcagccCCCGGCTGCCAGCTGCCCGCATGGGGGGGTCCTCCCACCGCCGCCTGCTGCAgtcctcctggggcagctgcagaaaAACTCTGCAGAGGCCTGTTtggcagccagggcaggagctgcagccctgtGTGCGAGGCCTGGGCACCTTGGCAGCAGCTTACAggcagctcccctgccctgcagagtcCCCTGGGCCAGAGGCCCAGCAGGGATATGCCCAGGCCATCCCATGGGGCAGggtgccagctgctcctgcccaagacggcagcagcaacaggcaccCATGGGTCTTCTCGGCCCCTGAGCTGGGGCCCTCCCAGCCGTGCCCTGttaggagaaggaagaagagggacAGGCCACACAGGTGA
- the TTLL3 gene encoding tubulin monoglycylase TTLL3 isoform X3, translating to MEARGRGAGAGAERGRQRPALKPERLKQARLHVERAAKVRGAGGSGPPPPLPGSSAALSPQQKKIFVVQGPYPVIRSLLRARGWVEKRLPRPGRAARRREREAEADDSAAAPEGERAARALAAGARSSPPPAEEEGEGEGEEGQDEDPEGTYSLLSRLARNQVPYFIWTNRRDVVDCRALRKEQVMNHYARAGSFTTKVGLCLNLRNLPWFDQADADTFFPRCYRLGAEDDKQAFIGESHSQGQMPPPRCHPCQLTPSPPAATEDFRLTAARSLLKVVLSRAGGPLAREAGANSTHEGPPEASTSPGRWWTRDQGRDNARAKLTLSSLGASWGQLDSCPCPRYPGGEDMQGVPGPLVPCYAQSTAPYSQRPLSPQPAPPSSLTSLLHHGPGGQGLPDKAGSPLLLPLSVSLRGAARRRGSPLPRRLVEMALQACEEHLNSLQHQDIDKAAELAPARADARWEEFLRGYYCMVHEGAPLELSPAHAEQCQDMLQQLQELLPQLEMEGDHNIWIVKPGAKSRGRGIVCMARLEEMLRLVNCDPIVVKDGKWVVQKYIERPLLIFGTKFDLRQWFLVTDWNPLTIWFYRDSYLRFSTQPFSLHNLDAAVHLCNNSIQKHYEASLQRHPRLPPGNMWSSQQFQEHLQQAGAGAAWQDVMVPGMKAAIIHAVQSAQDVVELRKGSFELYGADFIFGEDFKPWLLEVNASPTMAASTAVTSRLCAGVQADTLRVVIDRRHDRTCPTGAFELIYKQAAVDVPQYVGISLLVEGSTVKKPWASAQRNCSSSPRRSPLASTLGCLHGSQQHPSPRWPKTAGSPRAVGPPVRLSAGASKEGKAREQAVASRASAPTDARLKAPGRLRPELGQKRRLVLPSVVTSLPGDKQLLLPSQPQPCPKGSPRLPAARMGGSSHRRLLQSSWGSCRKTLQRPVWQPGQELQPCVRGLGTLAAAYRQLPCPAESPGPEAQQGYAQAIPWGRVPAAPAQDGSSNRHPWVFSAPELGPSQPCPVRRRKKRDRPHR from the exons ATGGAGGCgcgggggcgcggggcgggcgcgggcgcggagCGGGGCCGGCAGCGCCCCGCGCTCAAGCCCGAGCGCCTGAAGCAGGCCCGGCTGCACGTGGAGCGCGCCGCCAAGGTGAGGGGCGCGGGGGGGAGCGGGCCGCCGCCGCCCCTGCCCGGCTCCAGCGCGGCGCTGTCCCCGCAGCAGAAGAAGATCTTCGTGGTGCAGGGGCCCTACCCGGTGATCCGCAGCCTGCTGCGCGCCCGCGGCTGGGTGGAGAAGcgcctgccccggcccggccgcgccgcACGCCGGCGGGAGCGCGAGGCCGAGGCGGACGACAGCGCCGCGGCCCCGGAGGGCGAGCGGGCGGCCCGCGCCCTCGCCGCCGGCGCTCGCTCTTCCCCTCCCCCGGCCGAGGAGgagggcgagggcgagggcgAGGAGGGGCAGGACGAGGACCCCGAGGGCACCTACAGCCTCCTG TCGCGGCTGGCTCGCAACCAGGTGCCCTACTTCATCTGGACCAACCGGCGCGACGTCGTGGACTGCCGCGCTCTGCGCAAGGAGCAGGTCATGAACCACTACGCCCGGGCCGGCTCCTTCACCACCAAG GTGGGGCTGTGCCTCAACCTCCGGAACCTGCCCTGGTTCGACCAGGCCGACGCCGACACCTTCTTCCCCCGCTGCTACCGGCTGGGCGCCGAGGACGACAAGCAGGCCTTCATTGGTGAGAGCCACTCCCAGGGCCAGATGCCACCCCCTCGCTGCCACCCGTGCCAGCTGACACCTTCTCCCCCTGCCGCCACAGAGGACTTCCGGCTCACTGCTGCCCGCAGCCTGctcaaggtggtgctgagcagggCCGGTGGCCCGCTTGCTCGGGAGGCCGGGGCCAACTCCACGCACGAGGGGCCCCCAGAGGCCAGCACATCCCCTGGTAGGTGGTGGACACGGGACCAGGGACGTGACAATGCCAGGGCCAAGCTGACCCTCTCCTCCCTTGGAGCCAGCTGGGGGCAGctggacagctgcccctgcccccggtaTCCAGGAGGAGAGGACATGCAGGGGGTGCCTGGTCCTCTGGTGCCCTGCtatgcccagagcacagccccctACAGCCAGAGACCACtgagcccccagccagctccacccAGCTCACTGACCTCCCTGCTGCATCATGGGCCTGGGGGGCAAGGCCTGCCAGACAAAGCAgggagccccctgctgctccccctttcAGTGTCCCTGCGGGGGGCTGCCCGGCGGCGGGGCAGCCCGCTCCCCAGGCGGCTGGTGGAGATGGCGCTGCAGGCCTGCGAGGAGCACCTGAACAGCCTGCAGCACCAGGACATCGACAAGGCggcagagctggccccagctAGGGCAGATGCCCGCTGGGAGGAGTTCCTGCGTGGCTACTACTGCATGGTGCA CGAGGGGGCACCCCTGGAGCTGTCGCccgcccatgctgagcagtgccaagacatgctgcagcagctgcaggagctgctgccacagctggagatGGAGGGGGACCACAACATCTGGATCGTGAAGCCTGGAGCCAAGTCCCGTGGCAGAG GGATCGTGTGCATGGCACGCCTGgaggagatgctgaggctggTGAACTGCGACCCCATTGTGGTGAAGGACGGGAAGTGGGTGGTGCAGAAGTACATCGAGAGGCCCCTGCTCATCTTCGGCACCAAGTTCGACCTGCGCCAGTGGTTCTTGGTGACAGACTGGAACCCGCTCACCATCTGGTTCTACCGCGACAGCTACCTGCGCTTCTCCACGCAGCCCTTCTCCCTGCACAACCTGGACGC TGCCGTCCACCTGTGCAACAACTCCATCCAGAAACACTACGAGGCCTCGCTCCAGCGCCACCCGCGCCTGCCCCCTGGCAACATGTGGTCGTCGCAGCAGTTTCaggagcacctgcagcaggcgggggcaggggcagcctggcagGATGTAATGGTGCCGGGCATGAAGGCGGCCATCATCCACGCTGTGCAGAGCGCACAGGACGTCGTGGAGCTGCGCAAGGGCAGCTTTGAGCTCTATGGCGCTGACTTCATCTTTGGGGAGGACTTTAAGCCCTGGCTGCTAGAGGTCAATGccagccccaccatggcagcCTCCACAGCTGTGACCAGCCGGCTGTGCGCCGGCGTGCAGGCTGACACGTTGCGTGTCGTCATTGACCGCAGGCACGACCGCACCTGCCCCACCGGCGCCTTCGAACTTATTTACAAGCAG gctgccGTGGACGTGCCACAGTACGTGGGAATCAGTCTCCTGGTGGAAGGGTCCACAGTGAAGAAGCCATGGGCTTCAGCCCAAaggaactgcagcagcagccccaggcgcAGCCCCCTGGCCTCCACGCTGGGCTGTCtgcatggctcccagcagcaCCCCAGCCCCCGCTGGCCCAAaactgctgggagccccagggctgtgggacCCCCTGTGCGGCTCAGTGCCGGCGCGAGCAAAGAGGGCAAGGCCCGGGAacaggcagtggccagcagggcctctgcCCCCACTGATGCCAGGCTGAAGGCACCtggcaggctgaggccagagctAGGGCAGAAGCGGCGCTTGGTGCTGCCCAGCGTGGTCACCTCTCTGCCGGGGgacaagcagctgctgctgccatcccagccccagccctgccccaagggcagccCCCGGCTGCCAGCTGCCCGCATGGGGGGGTCCTCCCACCGCCGCCTGCTGCAgtcctcctggggcagctgcagaaaAACTCTGCAGAGGCCTGTTtggcagccagggcaggagctgcagccctgtGTGCGAGGCCTGGGCACCTTGGCAGCAGCTTACAggcagctcccctgccctgcagagtcCCCTGGGCCAGAGGCCCAGCAGGGATATGCCCAGGCCATCCCATGGGGCAGggtgccagctgctcctgcccaagacggcagcagcaacaggcaccCATGGGTCTTCTCGGCCCCTGAGCTGGGGCCCTCCCAGCCGTGCCCTGttaggagaaggaagaagagggacAGGCCACACAGGTGA
- the TTLL3 gene encoding tubulin monoglycylase TTLL3 isoform X4, translated as MEARGRGAGAGAERGRQRPALKPERLKQARLHVERAAKVRGAGGSGPPPPLPGSSAALSPQQKKIFVVQGPYPVIRSLLRARGWVEKRLPRPGRAARRREREAEADDSAAAPEGERAARALAAGARSSPPPAEEEGEGEGEEGQDEDPEGTYSLLSRLARNQVPYFIWTNRRDVVDCRALRKEQVMNHYARAGSFTTKVGLCLNLRNLPWFDQADADTFFPRCYRLGAEDDKQAFIEDFRLTAARSLLKVVLSRAGGPLAREAGANSTHEGPPEASTSPGRWWTRDQGRDNARAKLTLSSLGASWGQLDSCPCPRYPGGEDMQGVPGPLVPCYAQSTAPYSQRPLSPQPAPPSSLTSLLHHGPGGQGLPDKAGSPLLLPLSVSLRGAARRRGSPLPRRLVEMALQACEEHLNSLQHQDIDKAAELAPARADARWEEFLRGYYCMVHEGAPLELSPAHAEQCQDMLQQLQELLPQLEMEGDHNIWIVKPGAKSRGRGIVCMARLEEMLRLVNCDPIVVKDGKWVVQKYIERPLLIFGTKFDLRQWFLVTDWNPLTIWFYRDSYLRFSTQPFSLHNLDAAVHLCNNSIQKHYEASLQRHPRLPPGNMWSSQQFQEHLQQAGAGAAWQDVMVPGMKAAIIHAVQSAQDVVELRKGSFELYGADFIFGEDFKPWLLEVNASPTMAASTAVTSRLCAGVQADTLRVVIDRRHDRTCPTGAFELIYKQAAVDVPQYVGISLLVEGSTVKKPWASAQRNCSSSPRRSPLASTLGCLHGSQQHPSPRWPKTAGSPRAVGPPVRLSAGASKEGKAREQAVASRASAPTDARLKAPGRLRPELGQKRRLVLPSVVTSLPGDKQLLLPSQPQPCPKGSPRLPAARMGGSSHRRLLQSSWGSCRKTLQRPVWQPGQELQPCVRGLGTLAAAYRQLPCPAESPGPEAQQGYAQAIPWGRVPAAPAQDGSSNRHPWVFSAPELGPSQPCPVRRRKKRDRPHR; from the exons ATGGAGGCgcgggggcgcggggcgggcgcgggcgcggagCGGGGCCGGCAGCGCCCCGCGCTCAAGCCCGAGCGCCTGAAGCAGGCCCGGCTGCACGTGGAGCGCGCCGCCAAGGTGAGGGGCGCGGGGGGGAGCGGGCCGCCGCCGCCCCTGCCCGGCTCCAGCGCGGCGCTGTCCCCGCAGCAGAAGAAGATCTTCGTGGTGCAGGGGCCCTACCCGGTGATCCGCAGCCTGCTGCGCGCCCGCGGCTGGGTGGAGAAGcgcctgccccggcccggccgcgccgcACGCCGGCGGGAGCGCGAGGCCGAGGCGGACGACAGCGCCGCGGCCCCGGAGGGCGAGCGGGCGGCCCGCGCCCTCGCCGCCGGCGCTCGCTCTTCCCCTCCCCCGGCCGAGGAGgagggcgagggcgagggcgAGGAGGGGCAGGACGAGGACCCCGAGGGCACCTACAGCCTCCTG TCGCGGCTGGCTCGCAACCAGGTGCCCTACTTCATCTGGACCAACCGGCGCGACGTCGTGGACTGCCGCGCTCTGCGCAAGGAGCAGGTCATGAACCACTACGCCCGGGCCGGCTCCTTCACCACCAAG GTGGGGCTGTGCCTCAACCTCCGGAACCTGCCCTGGTTCGACCAGGCCGACGCCGACACCTTCTTCCCCCGCTGCTACCGGCTGGGCGCCGAGGACGACAAGCAGGCCTTCATTG AGGACTTCCGGCTCACTGCTGCCCGCAGCCTGctcaaggtggtgctgagcagggCCGGTGGCCCGCTTGCTCGGGAGGCCGGGGCCAACTCCACGCACGAGGGGCCCCCAGAGGCCAGCACATCCCCTGGTAGGTGGTGGACACGGGACCAGGGACGTGACAATGCCAGGGCCAAGCTGACCCTCTCCTCCCTTGGAGCCAGCTGGGGGCAGctggacagctgcccctgcccccggtaTCCAGGAGGAGAGGACATGCAGGGGGTGCCTGGTCCTCTGGTGCCCTGCtatgcccagagcacagccccctACAGCCAGAGACCACtgagcccccagccagctccacccAGCTCACTGACCTCCCTGCTGCATCATGGGCCTGGGGGGCAAGGCCTGCCAGACAAAGCAgggagccccctgctgctccccctttcAGTGTCCCTGCGGGGGGCTGCCCGGCGGCGGGGCAGCCCGCTCCCCAGGCGGCTGGTGGAGATGGCGCTGCAGGCCTGCGAGGAGCACCTGAACAGCCTGCAGCACCAGGACATCGACAAGGCggcagagctggccccagctAGGGCAGATGCCCGCTGGGAGGAGTTCCTGCGTGGCTACTACTGCATGGTGCA CGAGGGGGCACCCCTGGAGCTGTCGCccgcccatgctgagcagtgccaagacatgctgcagcagctgcaggagctgctgccacagctggagatGGAGGGGGACCACAACATCTGGATCGTGAAGCCTGGAGCCAAGTCCCGTGGCAGAG GGATCGTGTGCATGGCACGCCTGgaggagatgctgaggctggTGAACTGCGACCCCATTGTGGTGAAGGACGGGAAGTGGGTGGTGCAGAAGTACATCGAGAGGCCCCTGCTCATCTTCGGCACCAAGTTCGACCTGCGCCAGTGGTTCTTGGTGACAGACTGGAACCCGCTCACCATCTGGTTCTACCGCGACAGCTACCTGCGCTTCTCCACGCAGCCCTTCTCCCTGCACAACCTGGACGC TGCCGTCCACCTGTGCAACAACTCCATCCAGAAACACTACGAGGCCTCGCTCCAGCGCCACCCGCGCCTGCCCCCTGGCAACATGTGGTCGTCGCAGCAGTTTCaggagcacctgcagcaggcgggggcaggggcagcctggcagGATGTAATGGTGCCGGGCATGAAGGCGGCCATCATCCACGCTGTGCAGAGCGCACAGGACGTCGTGGAGCTGCGCAAGGGCAGCTTTGAGCTCTATGGCGCTGACTTCATCTTTGGGGAGGACTTTAAGCCCTGGCTGCTAGAGGTCAATGccagccccaccatggcagcCTCCACAGCTGTGACCAGCCGGCTGTGCGCCGGCGTGCAGGCTGACACGTTGCGTGTCGTCATTGACCGCAGGCACGACCGCACCTGCCCCACCGGCGCCTTCGAACTTATTTACAAGCAG gctgccGTGGACGTGCCACAGTACGTGGGAATCAGTCTCCTGGTGGAAGGGTCCACAGTGAAGAAGCCATGGGCTTCAGCCCAAaggaactgcagcagcagccccaggcgcAGCCCCCTGGCCTCCACGCTGGGCTGTCtgcatggctcccagcagcaCCCCAGCCCCCGCTGGCCCAAaactgctgggagccccagggctgtgggacCCCCTGTGCGGCTCAGTGCCGGCGCGAGCAAAGAGGGCAAGGCCCGGGAacaggcagtggccagcagggcctctgcCCCCACTGATGCCAGGCTGAAGGCACCtggcaggctgaggccagagctAGGGCAGAAGCGGCGCTTGGTGCTGCCCAGCGTGGTCACCTCTCTGCCGGGGgacaagcagctgctgctgccatcccagccccagccctgccccaagggcagccCCCGGCTGCCAGCTGCCCGCATGGGGGGGTCCTCCCACCGCCGCCTGCTGCAgtcctcctggggcagctgcagaaaAACTCTGCAGAGGCCTGTTtggcagccagggcaggagctgcagccctgtGTGCGAGGCCTGGGCACCTTGGCAGCAGCTTACAggcagctcccctgccctgcagagtcCCCTGGGCCAGAGGCCCAGCAGGGATATGCCCAGGCCATCCCATGGGGCAGggtgccagctgctcctgcccaagacggcagcagcaacaggcaccCATGGGTCTTCTCGGCCCCTGAGCTGGGGCCCTCCCAGCCGTGCCCTGttaggagaaggaagaagagggacAGGCCACACAGGTGA